In one window of Fibrobacter sp. UWH6 DNA:
- a CDS encoding outer membrane protein assembly factor BamD → MMLFKKIPLFLCIFSTAALIAGCSSSGPKMKHTEWCKVRYDKAEELFKAGKYGRTTEKLEEILSTCAGTGFMEQAQFLLAESYFNQEDWIEARGEYGSFILNFPGSPFIETAEFRKAISSFNMEFRVDRDEANTNVAMRDFERYLSNYPESPLRDSVNYYYQLLIDRLAEKEFQKGRLYWRMDKYQAAVIYFKEFLETYPTAKRREEALIFLTKSYIELDQFETARLYLNIARNELKEDDKDFRKDIEKIEGKIDKAEVAFAKRMKKDSESKRIEKEEKDMQN, encoded by the coding sequence ATGATGCTGTTCAAAAAGATTCCCCTGTTCCTCTGCATTTTTTCTACCGCAGCACTGATCGCCGGATGTTCCTCCAGCGGTCCCAAGATGAAACACACAGAATGGTGTAAGGTTCGCTACGACAAGGCAGAAGAATTGTTCAAGGCAGGCAAGTATGGCCGTACCACAGAAAAGTTGGAAGAGATCCTCTCTACCTGCGCCGGTACCGGATTCATGGAACAGGCCCAATTCCTGTTGGCAGAAAGCTACTTCAATCAGGAAGACTGGATTGAAGCCCGTGGAGAATATGGTAGCTTTATCCTGAACTTCCCCGGCTCCCCCTTCATCGAGACCGCTGAATTCCGCAAGGCCATTTCCTCCTTCAACATGGAATTCCGTGTGGACCGCGACGAAGCCAACACCAACGTGGCCATGAGGGACTTCGAACGTTACCTTTCCAACTATCCGGAATCACCCCTCCGCGATTCCGTGAACTATTACTACCAGCTGCTTATTGACCGTCTGGCAGAAAAGGAATTCCAGAAGGGCCGCCTTTACTGGCGCATGGACAAGTACCAGGCCGCCGTCATCTACTTCAAGGAATTCCTGGAAACCTACCCCACCGCCAAGCGTCGCGAAGAAGCCTTGATTTTCCTGACCAAGTCCTATATCGAACTGGACCAGTTTGAAACCGCAAGACTTTACCTGAACATCGCCCGCAACGAACTGAAGGAAGACGACAAGGACTTCCGCAAGGACATCGAAAAGATCGAAGGTAAAATCGACAAGGCCGAAGTCGCCTTTGCCAAGCGCATGAAGAAGGATTCCGAAAGTAAGCGAATCGAAAAAGAAGAAAAGGATATGCAGAACTGA
- a CDS encoding PHP domain-containing protein, with amino-acid sequence MSLIPGEPLQYAETHFKFKLPWSLLYRPWPEILVDAPFQFVPGSRPTLWIVVRDAHRFPVVIENIEIDCQPATAQDESAPRQQNLQIEANQQFGFYPVDLGDLAPGTYSIHCKVAVHSKQNGKVKKFSRWNHPLLKPAPLKIRVLAQDLPKPEGYIAGEMHCHTHYSADHVEHGATPAVFQQAAKAVGLDFVSLTDHAYDFAFLTEDYTQAAPSPMPRFEALQKEVDLCNRAEDKPLMIAGEEVSAGNSKGENVHMTVLGSDCYLPGLGDCGRNWLQNRPTLKIPDLLKMTGSHCFAAHPYQEMSGLEKFIFRRGFWHSVDLQTGSTHPIRGIQFWNGIRDEGFKLGREWWIQELGKENYLLPIGGNDAHGDMNDTTAVRLPLIELKNNRHHVFGYVRTVVRLAQKPCENPTSAEENIPQADGCHKEQPLTLDDVNAAFCGDNCYITDGPALWWERVTDRGESAVTFHARSTPETGEAFRYVRIYGRRRLLNGKLAPKEELHLASQVAARPATDITVPFEDFAYLRAECLTSCYKYALTSAAIHKKNI; translated from the coding sequence ATGAGTCTGATTCCCGGCGAGCCCCTGCAATACGCAGAAACCCACTTCAAGTTTAAACTCCCCTGGTCCCTGCTTTACAGGCCCTGGCCAGAGATTCTTGTAGACGCCCCCTTCCAGTTTGTACCGGGTTCCAGGCCCACCTTGTGGATCGTGGTCAGGGACGCCCACCGGTTCCCCGTCGTTATCGAAAACATCGAAATAGACTGCCAGCCTGCCACCGCCCAAGACGAATCCGCCCCGCGACAGCAAAACCTTCAAATCGAGGCCAACCAGCAGTTCGGATTCTACCCCGTAGACTTGGGAGACCTTGCACCTGGGACCTACAGCATCCATTGCAAGGTCGCCGTCCACAGTAAGCAAAACGGCAAGGTCAAAAAATTCTCCCGCTGGAACCACCCCCTGCTAAAGCCCGCCCCCCTAAAAATCCGGGTGCTGGCACAGGACTTGCCCAAGCCCGAGGGCTACATCGCCGGCGAAATGCATTGCCACACCCACTACTCCGCCGACCACGTAGAACATGGCGCAACCCCCGCCGTATTCCAGCAGGCAGCAAAGGCCGTGGGTCTGGATTTCGTAAGTCTAACGGACCACGCCTACGATTTCGCCTTCCTCACCGAAGACTACACCCAGGCAGCTCCCTCCCCCATGCCACGCTTCGAAGCCTTGCAGAAGGAAGTGGACCTGTGCAACAGGGCCGAGGACAAGCCCCTGATGATCGCCGGCGAAGAAGTTTCCGCAGGCAATTCCAAGGGAGAGAATGTCCACATGACCGTCCTTGGCTCCGACTGCTATTTGCCGGGCCTTGGGGACTGCGGACGAAACTGGCTCCAGAACCGCCCCACCCTGAAGATTCCCGACCTGCTGAAAATGACAGGCAGCCACTGCTTTGCGGCACACCCCTATCAGGAAATGAGCGGCCTGGAGAAGTTCATCTTCCGGCGCGGTTTCTGGCACTCGGTGGATTTGCAGACCGGCAGCACCCACCCCATCCGCGGCATCCAATTCTGGAACGGCATCCGTGACGAAGGATTCAAGCTGGGGCGAGAATGGTGGATCCAGGAACTGGGCAAGGAAAACTACCTGTTGCCCATCGGCGGAAACGATGCCCACGGCGATATGAATGATACGACCGCAGTCAGGTTACCGCTAATTGAACTAAAGAACAACAGGCATCACGTATTCGGGTACGTCAGAACCGTGGTTCGCCTAGCGCAAAAGCCTTGCGAGAATCCGACGAGCGCCGAAGAAAATATCCCCCAGGCAGACGGATGCCACAAGGAACAGCCCTTGACTCTTGACGACGTGAACGCAGCTTTCTGCGGCGACAACTGTTACATTACTGACGGACCCGCCCTCTGGTGGGAGCGCGTGACAGACCGGGGCGAATCCGCTGTAACGTTCCATGCCCGCAGCACGCCCGAGACAGGCGAAGCCTTCCGCTATGTCCGCATATACGGGCGGCGCCGTTTGTTAAACGGCAAGCTCGCTCCGAAGGAAGAGCTCCACCTGGCAAGCCAGGTGGCCGCCCGCCCCGCCACAGACATTACGGTCCCCTTCGAAGACTTTGCTTACCTCCGTGCAGAATGTCTTACTTCTTGTTACAAGTATGCGTTAACATCTGCGGCAATCCATAAAAAGAACATCTAG
- a CDS encoding LptF/LptG family permease encodes MKFTRYMLWNFFKMFLIVLLGAVLMFVVIDFVGNIKTWSTRETKDAVDYYVCYLPYMVYLITPVACFISILASVGNMARHLEMSAMQSSGQSPLKTLFPIFVFGILVSVGSYEMSEYWLPDANHKRLEIMETNAQKKKNPRIKEKQEFTFIDSEKASWFFRHYSGKSKLGRDVLLLLRDEGRLQERFDAKVVRWLEDEGCWQFERGHRRVFQKDGSVKVYKFVREKACDQVSTRPEDLINERQVSDEMDSKMVKKRIEVLKRSGEDTRTMETALHFKRSAHWMNLIVLLIGAALCHRYSRSGGLSQKFGIGLLIVFSYYILERIGLKMGENGALSPFWAAWISHFVYGGVATVMLYRSFRL; translated from the coding sequence GTGAAGTTTACAAGGTACATGCTATGGAACTTCTTCAAGATGTTCCTTATTGTGCTTCTTGGTGCAGTCCTCATGTTCGTGGTTATCGACTTTGTGGGAAACATCAAGACCTGGTCTACCCGCGAGACCAAGGATGCAGTGGACTATTACGTCTGCTACTTGCCGTACATGGTGTATTTGATTACTCCCGTGGCCTGTTTTATTTCAATCCTGGCTTCCGTAGGCAATATGGCTCGCCACCTGGAAATGAGCGCCATGCAGAGCTCTGGACAGAGCCCGCTCAAGACATTGTTCCCCATTTTTGTTTTTGGAATTCTTGTGTCGGTGGGTTCTTATGAAATGAGTGAATATTGGCTTCCTGACGCTAACCATAAACGTCTGGAAATTATGGAAACTAACGCCCAGAAAAAGAAGAATCCCCGCATCAAGGAAAAACAGGAATTTACCTTTATCGACAGTGAGAAGGCTAGCTGGTTCTTTAGACATTATTCTGGCAAGAGCAAACTGGGACGAGACGTGCTCCTTTTACTGCGCGACGAGGGTCGCCTCCAGGAACGCTTTGATGCCAAGGTGGTCCGTTGGCTGGAGGATGAAGGATGCTGGCAGTTTGAACGGGGACATCGACGCGTCTTCCAGAAAGATGGCTCTGTGAAAGTCTACAAGTTCGTTCGCGAAAAGGCCTGTGACCAAGTTTCTACCCGTCCAGAAGACCTCATTAATGAACGTCAGGTTTCCGATGAAATGGATTCCAAAATGGTCAAGAAGAGGATCGAGGTATTGAAGCGCTCCGGTGAAGATACCCGTACCATGGAAACCGCACTGCACTTTAAGCGGTCTGCTCACTGGATGAACCTGATTGTGCTCCTGATTGGTGCCGCACTTTGCCATCGTTATAGCCGTTCTGGGGGGCTTTCCCAGAAATTTGGCATTGGTCTGTTGATTGTATTTAGCTATTATATTCTTGAACGAATAGGATTGAAAATGGGAGAAAATGGTGCGTTGTCGCCTTTCTGGGCGGCATGGATCAGCCACTTCGTCTATGGTGGCGTGGCGACAGTAATGTTGTACCGTTCCTTCCGATTATAG
- a CDS encoding diguanylate cyclase, with protein MSVAEILFIVAGLLLGLAFHGGMLLFLIPFAIVAFVLAWLNRPRLAGGPNSQNPTSNIPIISIGPRSTNTNPVVSPDLISEFRNDHDRANEPEAAFKVSQVWARANADINRAMTDMLCALKVIVPGVNTAIVFTQQNNPREWGVRNYVNDKEMSVNPSTRLSESGSLLSQMFRSGVSRILEGDLPSSKVLSFYLDNPPVKSVVAVPMLDHSGNRVGILVLDSTAPNAFTDKTAQALVYIAKAISMLDYKGFYSAQKHIALQQYAGLYNYQRKFFQTMTVKDIYKQIINYVKANVAYDRLTILAMNKVNESAGRVVYCDGIESSQFSEKRFTLSDKGIFVLAMMRNRPVERSFTPGYNEYVPRLSDNEKRNLNLRQLFVMPVATETDAATADMAICLESSSSRPYSEHEKELLKAFAGVAGFAYDRARKFEHGRDLAMRDGLTGLINHRTLHESLRSEKVRADRKKYNIGVLMMDIDHFKRVNDTYGHPIGDVVIKSIADTVSSEMRKDIDVVARYGGEEFVVGMVETTAEGMMEKAERIRKAVEKLAIDVHQTKPLKVSVSIGAFLVTPDFHDMKKAVNNADQALYRAKEGGRNRVVRYELDEESMAPKA; from the coding sequence ATGTCTGTTGCCGAAATACTTTTTATCGTGGCAGGTCTTCTGCTTGGCTTGGCGTTCCATGGTGGAATGCTCCTGTTCCTGATTCCCTTTGCCATTGTGGCCTTTGTACTGGCCTGGTTGAATCGTCCTCGTCTGGCAGGTGGTCCTAACAGCCAGAATCCGACTAGCAATATTCCCATTATCTCTATCGGGCCCCGATCTACCAACACTAATCCTGTTGTGTCCCCCGATTTGATTTCCGAGTTCCGCAATGATCATGACAGGGCTAACGAACCTGAGGCCGCCTTCAAGGTGAGCCAGGTATGGGCCCGTGCCAATGCTGATATTAACCGTGCCATGACCGACATGCTTTGTGCGTTGAAGGTCATCGTTCCCGGAGTGAATACCGCCATTGTGTTTACCCAGCAGAATAACCCCAGGGAATGGGGTGTTCGCAATTATGTAAACGACAAGGAAATGTCCGTGAATCCCAGCACACGGCTTTCGGAAAGTGGAAGCCTGCTGAGTCAGATGTTCAGATCCGGTGTGAGCCGCATCCTCGAAGGCGATTTGCCTAGTAGCAAGGTTCTGTCGTTCTACCTGGACAATCCTCCGGTGAAGTCTGTGGTGGCTGTCCCTATGCTGGACCATAGCGGCAACCGCGTCGGTATCCTGGTTCTGGATTCCACTGCGCCTAACGCATTTACCGATAAGACGGCCCAGGCCCTGGTTTATATTGCCAAGGCGATTTCCATGCTTGATTACAAGGGCTTCTACTCTGCCCAGAAGCATATCGCCCTGCAGCAGTACGCTGGTCTTTACAACTATCAGCGTAAGTTCTTCCAGACCATGACTGTGAAGGACATCTATAAGCAGATTATCAACTACGTGAAGGCTAACGTGGCCTACGACCGTCTGACGATTCTTGCCATGAATAAGGTGAATGAAAGTGCTGGACGTGTGGTGTACTGCGATGGTATCGAATCCAGTCAGTTCTCCGAGAAGCGTTTTACCCTTTCTGACAAGGGTATCTTCGTGCTGGCCATGATGCGCAACCGTCCGGTGGAACGCAGCTTTACTCCGGGTTACAACGAATATGTGCCCCGCCTTAGCGATAACGAAAAGCGTAACTTGAATTTGCGTCAGCTGTTCGTGATGCCAGTGGCTACCGAAACAGATGCGGCTACTGCAGATATGGCCATCTGCCTTGAAAGCAGCAGCTCCAGACCGTATAGCGAACACGAAAAGGAACTGCTCAAGGCCTTCGCTGGCGTCGCAGGCTTCGCCTACGATCGCGCTCGAAAGTTCGAGCATGGCCGTGACCTGGCCATGCGCGACGGCCTCACCGGTCTTATCAACCACCGCACGCTCCACGAAAGTCTGCGCTCCGAAAAGGTTCGCGCCGACCGCAAGAAGTACAACATCGGCGTTCTCATGATGGACATCGACCACTTCAAGCGCGTCAACGACACCTACGGACATCCCATCGGTGACGTGGTTATCAAGAGCATCGCCGACACCGTCAGCTCCGAAATGCGAAAGGATATCGACGTGGTGGCCCGTTACGGTGGTGAAGAATTCGTGGTGGGCATGGTGGAAACCACGGCTGAAGGTATGATGGAAAAGGCTGAACGCATCCGCAAGGCTGTCGAAAAGCTGGCCATCGACGTTCATCAGACAAAGCCCCTCAAGGTTTCCGTCAGCATTGGCGCCTTCCTGGTCACTCCGGACTTCCACGACATGAAGAAGGCCGTGAACAACGCCGACCAGGCTCTGTATCGCGCCAAGGAAGGCGGCCGTAACCGCGTTGTCCGTTACGAACTTGACGAAGAATCCATGGCTCCCAAAGCATAA
- a CDS encoding LptF/LptG family permease, with protein MILVRYVLKELIAPFLASLFGITFLFVVDFLVKILDSVLSKGLPTSTVVEIFVLNLAWMLSLSIPMAVLVASLMAFGRLSGDQEITACKAAGISPLSLMRPVLIVSLLVSVLMVVFNNWVLPEANHRSVELMSAVSRKKPHAFIDAGRLITQFPGVQLWVNHIDPTTGTLYGIQIFEMEKKGAPRIVYADSASMEYADNGATLMLRLRSGENHMTDPDNPENYFRIRFFSQDLAMKNVDDRLERRNRSYRSDREMPIEMMQDVVDDARKKYVEFRKDALEKRLSTLVALQKNVVGDSVVPDIKESNIEIDSVQRRRSLQRLRVQEVSALRTTERAFGRVEAELKREAQYTVEIQKKISTGVACFIFILIGAPLGIMARKGGIGTGILYSLSFFVIYWICLIGGENLADRLVVSPYLAMWASNIIIGIFGIFITIAMVRDRFSGDSKFFRGVRAVKGFFGRGFKKVFGRFG; from the coding sequence ATGATTTTAGTCCGCTATGTCTTGAAAGAGCTGATCGCCCCCTTCCTGGCGTCTCTTTTTGGCATTACGTTTCTATTTGTAGTGGATTTTTTGGTCAAAATTCTAGACAGTGTCTTGTCCAAGGGGCTTCCCACTTCTACGGTGGTTGAAATCTTTGTACTGAACCTGGCCTGGATGCTTTCCCTTTCTATTCCCATGGCCGTTCTTGTGGCGAGCCTTATGGCCTTTGGCCGACTGTCCGGAGACCAGGAAATTACGGCCTGCAAGGCCGCCGGTATTTCTCCCCTTTCCCTGATGAGGCCGGTGCTGATTGTTTCGCTCCTGGTGTCGGTGCTGATGGTGGTGTTCAACAACTGGGTCTTGCCCGAGGCCAACCACCGTTCCGTGGAACTGATGAGTGCTGTGTCCCGCAAGAAGCCCCATGCCTTTATTGATGCGGGTCGACTGATTACCCAGTTCCCGGGGGTCCAGCTTTGGGTAAACCATATCGATCCCACTACGGGTACCCTGTATGGCATTCAAATTTTTGAAATGGAAAAGAAGGGGGCGCCTCGTATTGTCTATGCCGACAGTGCCTCCATGGAATACGCTGACAATGGAGCAACTCTTATGCTCCGCCTGCGCAGTGGCGAAAACCATATGACAGACCCGGATAATCCGGAAAACTATTTCCGCATCCGATTCTTCAGTCAGGATCTGGCCATGAAGAATGTGGATGACCGTCTGGAACGCCGCAACCGCAGTTATCGCAGCGACCGCGAAATGCCCATTGAGATGATGCAGGATGTGGTGGATGACGCGCGAAAGAAGTACGTGGAGTTCCGTAAGGACGCCCTGGAAAAACGTCTGAGTACATTGGTGGCTCTCCAAAAGAATGTGGTAGGTGACTCCGTTGTCCCTGACATCAAGGAAAGTAATATCGAGATTGATTCCGTCCAACGCCGCCGGTCCCTGCAGCGCCTGCGAGTACAGGAGGTGTCTGCCCTCCGCACCACGGAACGTGCTTTTGGCCGTGTAGAGGCGGAATTGAAACGAGAGGCTCAATATACGGTCGAAATCCAGAAGAAAATCAGTACCGGCGTGGCCTGCTTTATCTTTATTCTGATTGGGGCGCCTTTGGGAATCATGGCTCGCAAGGGTGGTATTGGTACAGGTATCCTTTACAGTCTATCGTTCTTTGTGATTTACTGGATTTGCCTTATTGGTGGCGAAAATCTGGCTGACCGTCTGGTCGTCAGTCCTTATCTGGCCATGTGGGCTTCCAATATCATTATCGGAATTTTTGGTATCTTCATTACGATCGCCATGGTCCGTGACCGCTTCTCGGGAGACTCCAAGTTCTTCAGGGGTGTTCGTGCGGTCAAGGGCTTCTTTGGTAGGGGCTTCAAGAAAGTCTTCGGGAGGTTCGGGTGA
- a CDS encoding rhomboid family intramembrane serine protease, which translates to MSRFMSPLRPRYLRDSSEIHPHIKITSITSTAHPPANNTLDSNEQQIANEEQSLSEQSFPESSCIAEGTFRQIRDYSLVLLSQGVEHRLDRSEEGPFQIFVLPEFEEFARDQIALYQKENPPKEENLPQPLSFSLQPLWIFIPVLIATLLDFADVVNLHLPGVSDASKVLKGQWWRSLTALTLHGDARHLASNILCGYIVMNMITYRIPLLRLAPFLAISSAVANICVSMTVKTNFSALGFSTFVFAAIGCLAVMEFRLMPRESHGLLRRFAPLCGATSLAVFLGLGENADILGHGYGFIAGLFCGLIPTKKALRWGTPVTFVDIVGLAVYYGLFAIAWTMAL; encoded by the coding sequence ATGTCAAGGTTCATGTCGCCACTACGCCCCAGATACTTGCGGGACTCCTCGGAAATTCACCCCCATATAAAAATCACGTCCATAACCAGCACGGCACACCCCCCAGCCAACAACACCCTGGACTCCAACGAACAACAAATCGCCAACGAAGAGCAGTCCCTCTCCGAGCAGTCCTTCCCCGAATCCAGTTGCATTGCCGAAGGCACTTTCAGACAAATTCGCGATTACAGCCTAGTCCTTCTTTCCCAGGGCGTAGAGCATCGTCTAGATCGCAGCGAGGAAGGCCCCTTCCAGATTTTCGTATTGCCGGAATTTGAAGAATTCGCCCGCGACCAGATCGCCCTGTACCAAAAGGAAAATCCGCCCAAGGAAGAGAATCTGCCACAGCCACTGAGTTTCAGCCTACAGCCTCTCTGGATTTTTATTCCGGTACTCATCGCCACCCTACTTGATTTTGCCGACGTAGTCAACTTGCATTTACCCGGCGTATCCGACGCAAGCAAAGTTCTAAAAGGACAATGGTGGAGAAGCCTTACCGCACTCACCCTCCACGGCGACGCGCGACACCTGGCCTCCAACATCCTGTGCGGATACATTGTCATGAACATGATTACCTACCGCATCCCCCTGTTGCGCCTAGCTCCCTTTTTGGCAATCTCCAGTGCCGTCGCCAACATCTGCGTTTCCATGACCGTCAAGACAAACTTCAGCGCCCTGGGATTTTCCACCTTCGTTTTCGCCGCCATCGGCTGCCTGGCCGTCATGGAGTTCCGCCTGATGCCTAGGGAATCTCACGGACTCCTGCGCCGTTTTGCACCCCTCTGTGGAGCCACTTCCCTGGCCGTATTTCTCGGTCTAGGAGAAAATGCAGACATTCTAGGACACGGCTACGGATTCATCGCAGGCCTATTCTGCGGACTGATTCCAACGAAAAAGGCGCTCCGCTGGGGAACACCGGTTACATTCGTCGATATTGTCGGTCTGGCCGTCTATTACGGTTTATTCGCCATAGCCTGGACGATGGCACTCTAG
- a CDS encoding sodium:solute symporter, with protein MFTLVDWLVLAAYLLFSLFIGLWVSRGNKNLKEYMLGGGSMPWIAVGISLIATSVSATTFLGAPADVYGDNMTFLMFQIGAFISIFVVGKVFIPRFQNSGISSAYELFEVRFSRPVRRLAAIFYCMHLLLRTGILLYAPSLVLAQILHIDLKVAIIVSAAVAIFYTWFGGIKAVIWTDVMQFIVFFGGGALVLLIISNSVGGLGEMARMAGEAGKTKWFDGSLDISNARTLISAGFAYAVLEIAIRGCDQQFVQRYLSCKDVKAANRSSVLSMVLGVVVSILFYWVGAALYVYYQTAHAAPLPTGLGQNDVFPYFIVNGLPQGVTGLIVAAICAAAMSSLSGAINSLSNTSERDFFGWKENEGLGGLKRAKLWTVLWGVLGVFGALFAATQQGSLLKNAVFFTGLFTGPLLGMFLLAFFANKLFGGDDSPKKLRGWCVIIAVLCGMGSLILVQGIPAFGVPAVLGGIFSWPWMPLISMTTTIVVAVGVNFLANMLNRR; from the coding sequence ATGTTTACTTTAGTTGACTGGCTGGTCCTGGCCGCCTATTTGCTGTTTTCCCTCTTCATCGGCCTGTGGGTTTCCCGCGGCAACAAGAACTTGAAGGAGTACATGCTTGGCGGTGGATCCATGCCCTGGATTGCCGTTGGTATTAGCCTTATCGCCACCTCCGTCAGCGCCACCACATTCCTGGGGGCTCCTGCCGATGTGTATGGCGACAACATGACTTTCCTCATGTTCCAGATCGGCGCCTTCATCAGTATCTTCGTGGTGGGGAAGGTCTTCATTCCCCGATTCCAGAATTCCGGCATTAGTAGCGCCTACGAATTGTTTGAAGTTCGTTTCAGCAGGCCGGTCCGTCGTCTGGCGGCCATCTTCTACTGCATGCACTTGTTGCTCCGCACAGGAATTCTGCTGTACGCTCCGTCCCTGGTGCTCGCTCAAATTTTGCACATTGACCTGAAGGTGGCGATTATCGTTTCTGCGGCAGTGGCCATTTTCTACACCTGGTTCGGCGGTATCAAGGCTGTCATCTGGACCGACGTGATGCAGTTCATCGTCTTCTTTGGCGGTGGCGCCTTGGTGCTTCTCATCATTTCCAATTCTGTAGGTGGCCTTGGCGAAATGGCCCGCATGGCAGGGGAGGCCGGCAAGACAAAGTGGTTCGACGGTAGCCTGGATATCTCCAATGCCCGCACCCTGATTTCTGCAGGCTTTGCTTACGCCGTTCTTGAAATCGCCATCCGCGGTTGCGACCAGCAGTTTGTACAACGCTACCTCAGTTGCAAGGACGTGAAGGCGGCTAACCGTTCCAGCGTGCTGTCCATGGTGCTGGGTGTTGTGGTTTCTATCCTATTCTACTGGGTTGGTGCCGCCCTTTATGTTTACTACCAGACGGCCCACGCGGCTCCTCTTCCTACAGGTCTCGGACAGAATGACGTCTTTCCTTACTTTATCGTAAATGGTCTGCCCCAGGGTGTAACCGGCCTGATTGTTGCCGCTATCTGTGCAGCCGCCATGAGCTCTCTTTCTGGCGCCATCAATTCTCTCAGCAATACTTCTGAAAGAGATTTCTTTGGCTGGAAGGAAAATGAAGGCCTGGGCGGTCTCAAGCGCGCAAAGCTTTGGACGGTGCTGTGGGGTGTTCTGGGCGTGTTCGGCGCACTCTTTGCCGCTACCCAGCAGGGGAGCCTTTTGAAGAACGCCGTGTTCTTTACGGGCCTCTTTACAGGACCGCTGCTGGGCATGTTCCTGCTGGCCTTTTTCGCCAATAAACTGTTCGGTGGCGATGATAGTCCCAAGAAACTTCGTGGCTGGTGCGTCATCATTGCCGTCCTCTGCGGTATGGGTAGCCTGATACTCGTTCAGGGAATCCCCGCTTTCGGTGTGCCTGCAGTTCTCGGCGGAATCTTTAGCTGGCCCTGGATGCCCTTGATCAGCATGACCACTACCATTGTGGTAGCCGTAGGGGTAAATTTCCTGGCTAATATGTTGAATCGCAGGTAA
- a CDS encoding Tfp pilus assembly protein FimT/FimU, with amino-acid sequence MSNPTAHRNVSGAKGFTLVEVLVVVAIMGILSAMGVAGLQGAVENNRVKDAALNTAAFLERVASDANRRSETLCLKKSGDRRIEVYIGDDCSKPTGDPVDHMDLDPPLTFVTDKTFDFTNAFECASCEENWLAGAGVFTPRLGLSAAPIAGFVAAQYGSTSHYAIALKSPTKNKIMAIDADDDGGFDYNEL; translated from the coding sequence ATGAGCAATCCTACCGCACATAGAAATGTTTCTGGAGCCAAAGGTTTTACCCTTGTAGAAGTATTGGTGGTTGTGGCCATCATGGGCATTCTTTCTGCTATGGGGGTGGCGGGCCTTCAGGGTGCCGTAGAAAATAACCGCGTCAAGGATGCCGCTCTAAACACAGCTGCCTTCCTAGAACGTGTGGCCAGTGATGCTAACAGAAGATCCGAGACGCTGTGCCTTAAGAAATCCGGCGATCGAAGGATTGAAGTGTACATCGGTGATGATTGTTCTAAGCCTACTGGTGATCCTGTTGACCATATGGATCTGGATCCGCCTTTGACGTTTGTTACTGACAAGACCTTTGATTTTACCAACGCGTTTGAGTGTGCGAGTTGCGAAGAAAATTGGCTGGCTGGTGCTGGTGTTTTTACACCTAGGCTTGGCCTTTCTGCGGCTCCCATTGCAGGATTTGTTGCCGCTCAGTATGGATCCACTTCGCACTATGCCATTGCATTAAAGTCTCCCACAAAGAATAAGATTATGGCCATAGATGCAGATGATGATGGTGGATTTGATTATAATGAACTCTAG